In the Phycisphaerae bacterium genome, one interval contains:
- the mnmG gene encoding tRNA uridine-5-carboxymethylaminomethyl(34) synthesis enzyme MnmG: MDYDVIVVGGGHAGTEAAWAAARMGCGTALVTMNVEAIGRMSCNPAIGGIGKGHIVREIDALGGLMALAADEGGIQFRVLNRSKGPAVWAPRAQADRKLYAEAVQGLLSTAGSLDIIEGLVEALVVEAGVSGTARQRAAGVRLADGRQLQSRAVVITTGTFLRGLMHCGTRQWEGGRLGEGAAAGLSEHLSRLGFTLGRLKTGTPPRIDRGSIDYAAVTAQSGDEPPVPFSFLTPAITRPQIQCWITSTNERTHAIIRGNIQRAPMYSGQIKSRGPRYCPSVEDKVMRFADKDSHQVFLEPEGYGSPLVYCNGIPTSLPSDVQDAMVRSIAGLERARIMQYGYAVEYDWVPTDQIDATLETKRMAGLYLAGQINGTSGYEEAAGQGLMAGINAVAGIRGCDSVVLGRDEAYIGVMVDDLVTKPPDEPYRMFTSRAEYRLHLRSDNADQRLTPIGRRVGLVDDRRWSAFEAKRASIGLLTAALKATRLDGVSLAEWLRRPEVRLAELGVRVPELAVDGYPAAVREAVEIEARYAGYLEREHRLIERYRHLESRCIPAGLDYDSLTELRFEAREKFARFRPRNLGQAARISGISPADITTLSLYVARPGR; the protein is encoded by the coding sequence ATGGACTACGACGTGATTGTGGTGGGTGGTGGACACGCGGGCACGGAGGCCGCCTGGGCTGCTGCCAGGATGGGGTGTGGAACGGCTTTAGTCACGATGAACGTGGAGGCCATCGGGCGGATGTCGTGTAATCCGGCGATCGGCGGCATCGGCAAGGGCCACATTGTCCGGGAGATCGACGCCTTAGGGGGTCTGATGGCCCTGGCCGCGGACGAGGGTGGGATTCAGTTCCGGGTTCTCAACCGAAGCAAGGGTCCGGCGGTCTGGGCCCCGCGGGCGCAGGCCGACCGGAAGCTATACGCTGAAGCCGTTCAGGGTTTGTTGTCCACGGCGGGCTCGTTGGACATCATCGAAGGCCTGGTTGAGGCGTTGGTGGTCGAGGCCGGTGTGAGCGGGACGGCCCGTCAACGGGCAGCCGGTGTCCGCCTGGCCGACGGGCGGCAACTTCAGTCCAGAGCGGTGGTTATCACTACGGGCACGTTTCTTCGCGGCCTGATGCACTGCGGCACGCGTCAATGGGAAGGTGGGCGGCTCGGTGAAGGGGCGGCCGCAGGTCTCAGCGAGCATCTCAGCCGCCTCGGCTTCACGCTCGGGCGCCTCAAGACTGGGACACCTCCACGGATCGACCGAGGGTCTATAGACTACGCCGCGGTTACCGCGCAATCGGGCGACGAACCTCCGGTTCCTTTTTCGTTCCTGACGCCAGCCATTACCCGGCCGCAGATCCAGTGCTGGATCACCTCCACGAACGAACGGACGCATGCGATCATCCGCGGCAACATTCAGCGGGCGCCGATGTATTCCGGGCAGATCAAGTCGCGGGGGCCGCGGTATTGTCCGAGCGTGGAGGACAAAGTGATGCGGTTCGCCGACAAGGACTCGCATCAGGTTTTTCTTGAGCCGGAGGGGTATGGCAGTCCGCTGGTCTACTGCAATGGGATTCCGACCTCGCTGCCGTCCGACGTGCAGGATGCGATGGTCCGCTCGATTGCCGGTCTGGAGCGTGCCAGGATCATGCAATACGGATATGCCGTGGAGTATGATTGGGTTCCCACTGACCAGATTGACGCCACGCTGGAGACCAAGCGGATGGCCGGTCTGTACCTGGCCGGGCAGATCAACGGGACCAGCGGCTACGAGGAGGCGGCGGGTCAGGGTCTTATGGCGGGCATCAACGCGGTCGCTGGGATCAGGGGGTGTGATTCGGTGGTACTCGGGCGTGATGAGGCCTACATCGGGGTGATGGTTGACGATCTGGTCACCAAGCCGCCTGACGAGCCGTACCGCATGTTCACGTCGCGGGCCGAGTACCGGCTGCACTTGCGTAGCGACAACGCCGACCAGCGTCTGACGCCCATTGGACGACGGGTTGGTCTGGTCGATGACCGTCGCTGGTCGGCATTCGAGGCCAAGCGGGCCAGCATTGGGCTTCTGACGGCGGCGTTGAAGGCGACCCGGCTGGACGGGGTCTCACTGGCGGAGTGGCTTCGGCGACCTGAGGTTCGTCTGGCAGAGCTGGGAGTTCGGGTACCTGAGCTGGCCGTGGACGGCTATCCAGCTGCAGTTCGCGAAGCGGTGGAGATTGAGGCCAGATACGCCGGTTACCTGGAACGTGAACACCGGCTGATTGAGCGGTATCGGCACCTTGAGTCGCGGTGTATTCCCGCGGGGCTCGACTATGATTCGCTGACGGAATTGCGTTTCGAAGCCCGTGAGAAGTTCGCCCGATTCCGTCCCCGGAACCTGGGTCAAGCGGCCCGTATCAGTGGGATCAGTCCGGCGGACATCACCACGCTGAGTTTGTACGTAGCGAGGCCGGGGCGATAA
- a CDS encoding type II secretion system protein — MRSRTIQTIALRARPAFTLIEILVVVAIIALLIAVLMPSLGRARAAARTTQCLSNEHQFGVAIAAYATSNRDWVPRGSNQFEINWTMLVVKMLGDRRPYTNCNEVPVAKQGVFQCPERSKALASPFLDYVVNALDFDRVSRPAGQEGQWIEAKMSNLGKVKQPTETIFLTDAEYEDRNVEGLGPSLATCRRNYENGQASANGIDAMDTWLGEHLPEGGGGVNINDSPGTRRVARKMHLGRFTNAVFFDAHAASVPLAPREWADMDKYGYWLKRFGVRNADRVKAMPMR, encoded by the coding sequence ATGCGTTCTCGAACCATACAAACGATTGCCCTGAGGGCCCGTCCGGCCTTCACGCTGATTGAGATACTGGTGGTGGTGGCGATCATTGCGTTGCTGATCGCCGTGTTGATGCCCTCGCTGGGGCGTGCGCGGGCGGCTGCGCGGACCACGCAATGCCTGAGCAACGAGCACCAGTTTGGGGTGGCGATTGCGGCGTATGCCACGAGCAATCGGGACTGGGTTCCCCGGGGCAGCAACCAGTTCGAGATCAACTGGACGATGCTGGTGGTGAAGATGTTGGGCGACCGTCGGCCGTACACGAACTGCAACGAGGTCCCGGTGGCCAAGCAAGGCGTGTTTCAGTGTCCGGAGCGAAGCAAGGCCCTTGCGAGTCCGTTTCTCGACTATGTGGTGAACGCCCTGGATTTTGACCGTGTGTCGAGGCCTGCCGGACAGGAGGGCCAATGGATTGAAGCCAAGATGTCGAATCTCGGCAAGGTGAAGCAGCCGACGGAGACCATCTTCCTGACGGACGCGGAGTATGAGGACCGGAACGTGGAGGGGCTTGGCCCTTCGTTGGCCACCTGTCGGAGGAACTACGAGAACGGCCAAGCGAGCGCGAATGGGATTGACGCGATGGACACGTGGTTGGGCGAACACCTGCCGGAGGGCGGTGGTGGGGTGAACATCAACGACAGTCCCGGGACGAGGCGTGTGGCGCGAAAGATGCATCTTGGTCGTTTCACGAACGCGGTGTTTTTTGACGCTCATGCTGCGTCGGTGCCCTTGGCTCCGCGGGAGTGGGCGGACATGGACAAGTATGGTTACTGGCTGAAGCGTTTCGGTGTCCGGAATGCCGACCGGGTGAAGGCGATGCCGATGAGGTGA
- a CDS encoding DUF362 domain-containing protein, whose translation MGHKPNEHGASPRRRGHARPVLHPPHVVDSAPDGGTATGGLELVLGLWRWTWFFLFRNRFAIGIASLVWLIWRSGTQPRRMAYPCQQAAAANLGALAVLVVPILARRRMQRVGADRWRRVRLATGSVALASILFVLVSAGVNVYSNDEEVAAAGVQLPPPRTSIPEPTTVAIVQDVGEPLANAEVERMVRRVVGLAGGLGSIVQPGQTVVIKPNLVETLAPAGDGITTDPRVVRAVVRLVQEAGAGRIVIAEGTASSRNNEDTSRQVTWKAFKDSGYDANGDRLDDETGVELYDLNDTGGLDKRDGNRVSEVTIPNGVIRTKYWVPRMLLKPADGGFCDVLISVPVLKNHGNGAVTLAMKNRVGCAPSDIYHATFAPYTQQMKWSLVHTTSGGFGRTVVDGGDYPVPAATNVENYVVQYTIVDLNLVRPNDFAVVDGLVGITNGPVGDGGVVTKALPARKLVIAGRDSVAVDTIGSLTMGYDPTQVGHIAWADNRALGTGGTALITVVGDHVAAVRMDFPNRGESVAAERSSPWLDSVSLDEGQTVAGTIRVTGSGVGDNNGLAKAELMVKARRPNLLVNGDFETGDASGWTGWESPWGGPFVRDFADAEAGHQGSFCLKLGGSSTTGSFGVHQQVTVEPGKTYRVDAFWRGQKTGSSNWFEILLLDGPFDIDQADSGGEPVVRTNYMYAYDNLIGTGLGGNVGATFGWLWAHSQDGTKYDYNSRHGERTATGNTLTVVLKAGNTGEGGAGVAAWFDDVSLVEVAEERVVASVRDPQDPFHLEWDTSTLPPGDYTATVAVYDAAMNEAAISRGVTVTPPLAPLIAIEPTAFSHTFSFGESPPDDTFTVRNAGIGTLNYEIWPDSSWVVLSSTRGESTGDTDAITIHYDLTGVGAGTQTATLLITDAAAYNDPQVLSIRLDITTVKSDFDRDGDVDLDDWGRLQACLTGIGVVQTDPACENAKLDDDEDVDKNDAALFTQCLSGAGIPADPDCMD comes from the coding sequence ATGGGTCATAAGCCGAACGAGCACGGGGCGAGCCCGCGTCGACGAGGTCATGCGCGGCCGGTTCTGCATCCTCCGCACGTCGTGGACTCAGCCCCGGACGGAGGCACGGCGACGGGTGGGTTGGAGTTGGTCCTGGGGTTGTGGCGATGGACCTGGTTCTTCCTGTTTCGCAACCGATTCGCGATTGGGATTGCCTCGTTGGTGTGGCTGATCTGGCGGAGTGGCACGCAGCCGAGGCGGATGGCCTACCCCTGCCAGCAGGCTGCGGCGGCCAATCTTGGCGCCCTGGCGGTGCTGGTGGTTCCGATTCTGGCTCGACGGAGGATGCAGCGGGTGGGGGCCGATCGCTGGCGGAGGGTTCGACTGGCGACGGGATCGGTGGCTCTGGCGAGCATTCTCTTTGTCCTGGTGTCTGCCGGGGTGAACGTGTACTCGAACGACGAGGAGGTGGCGGCCGCCGGTGTCCAGTTGCCGCCGCCGCGGACGTCGATACCCGAGCCGACCACGGTGGCCATTGTTCAGGATGTTGGTGAGCCGCTGGCGAATGCCGAGGTTGAGAGGATGGTCCGGAGGGTGGTGGGTCTGGCGGGTGGCTTAGGGAGTATTGTCCAACCGGGTCAAACGGTGGTGATCAAGCCGAATCTGGTGGAGACCCTGGCCCCGGCGGGTGACGGCATCACCACGGATCCACGGGTGGTTCGAGCCGTGGTGCGGCTGGTCCAGGAGGCCGGGGCGGGACGGATCGTGATCGCGGAAGGCACCGCCAGCTCGCGGAACAACGAAGACACGTCGCGGCAGGTGACCTGGAAGGCGTTCAAGGACTCCGGCTACGATGCGAACGGCGATCGCCTTGATGACGAGACTGGAGTGGAACTCTACGACCTGAATGATACTGGCGGCCTGGACAAGCGTGATGGGAACAGGGTCTCGGAAGTCACGATCCCGAACGGGGTGATTCGGACGAAGTACTGGGTTCCGAGGATGTTGCTGAAGCCGGCGGACGGCGGCTTCTGTGACGTGTTGATCAGTGTGCCGGTCTTGAAGAATCACGGCAACGGCGCGGTCACGCTGGCGATGAAGAATCGCGTGGGCTGTGCCCCGAGTGACATTTATCATGCCACGTTTGCCCCATACACCCAGCAGATGAAGTGGTCCCTGGTTCACACCACCTCGGGCGGGTTCGGGCGGACGGTGGTGGACGGCGGCGACTATCCGGTTCCCGCGGCGACGAACGTTGAGAACTACGTCGTCCAGTACACGATCGTGGATCTCAACCTAGTGCGGCCGAACGATTTCGCGGTGGTGGACGGGCTGGTGGGCATCACCAACGGGCCGGTGGGCGACGGCGGCGTGGTGACCAAGGCGTTGCCGGCCCGGAAGTTGGTCATAGCCGGTCGCGACTCGGTGGCGGTTGACACCATTGGCTCGTTGACCATGGGCTACGATCCGACGCAAGTAGGCCACATCGCCTGGGCGGACAATCGTGCCCTGGGCACGGGCGGGACCGCGCTGATCACGGTGGTGGGCGATCATGTGGCCGCGGTTCGGATGGACTTCCCCAACCGCGGTGAGTCGGTCGCAGCGGAGAGGAGCTCGCCCTGGCTGGACAGTGTTTCGTTGGACGAAGGCCAGACGGTCGCGGGCACGATCAGGGTGACTGGTTCCGGCGTTGGCGACAACAACGGTCTGGCCAAGGCGGAGCTGATGGTCAAAGCCAGGAGACCGAATCTGCTGGTCAACGGTGATTTCGAGACTGGGGATGCCAGCGGCTGGACGGGTTGGGAATCGCCTTGGGGCGGCCCGTTCGTTCGCGATTTTGCGGATGCCGAGGCGGGGCATCAGGGCAGCTTCTGCCTGAAGCTCGGAGGTTCCTCGACCACGGGGAGCTTCGGCGTCCACCAGCAGGTGACGGTCGAGCCGGGCAAGACCTATCGCGTTGACGCCTTTTGGCGCGGGCAGAAGACCGGATCCTCGAACTGGTTCGAGATCCTGCTGCTGGACGGTCCCTTTGACATTGACCAGGCCGACAGTGGCGGCGAACCGGTGGTGCGCACCAACTACATGTATGCGTACGACAATCTGATCGGCACGGGTCTGGGAGGGAACGTCGGAGCGACCTTTGGCTGGCTCTGGGCTCACAGCCAGGACGGCACGAAGTACGACTACAACAGCCGCCACGGGGAGCGCACCGCCACGGGGAACACCCTGACGGTGGTGCTCAAAGCCGGCAACACCGGGGAGGGTGGAGCGGGTGTGGCCGCGTGGTTCGACGACGTCTCGCTGGTCGAGGTGGCCGAGGAGCGGGTCGTGGCCAGCGTGCGGGACCCGCAGGACCCCTTCCACTTGGAGTGGGACACGAGCACGCTGCCGCCGGGCGACTACACGGCCACGGTCGCGGTTTACGATGCGGCGATGAACGAAGCCGCGATCAGCCGCGGCGTCACGGTGACTCCGCCGCTGGCGCCGCTGATCGCGATCGAGCCGACGGCGTTCAGCCACACGTTCAGCTTTGGCGAGAGTCCTCCCGACGACACCTTCACGGTGAGGAATGCGGGAATTGGCACGCTGAATTACGAGATCTGGCCGGACAGCTCGTGGGTGGTCCTTTCGTCCACCCGCGGCGAATCGACGGGCGATACCGACGCTATCACCATCCATTACGATCTGACCGGGGTCGGCGCAGGCACACAGACCGCCACTTTGTTGATCACGGACGCTGCGGCCTACAACGACCCACAGGTTCTCAGCATCAGGCTGGATATCACCACGGTCAAGTCGGACTTTGACCGGGACGGTGACGTGGATTTGGACGACTGGGGCCGATTGCAGGCATGCCTCACTGGCATCGGCGTGGTCCAGACCGATCCAGCCTGTGAGAACGCGAAGTTAGACGACGACGAGGACGTTGACAAGAACGACGCGGCCCTGTTCACGCAGTGCCTCAGCGGGGCGGGTATTCCGGCGGATCCGGACTGCATGGACTGA
- a CDS encoding AAA family ATPase: MATTQYDIKQIGEQVRVKSEPFRLLLQQIRQVIVGQEDLLHKMLVGLLSNGHILIEGVPGLAKTTAVSCLAAGIHTGFQRLQFTPDLLPADLIGTMVFRPQDGQFVVQKGPIFSNLILADEINRAPAKVQSALLEAMQERQVTIGRQTFPLEEPFLVLATQNPIEQEGTYPLPEAQVDRFMLKLIVSYPSRSQEREILDRMSTTHPHRLIQPVMEPAAIQQARAVVDEIYIDDKIKDYIVDLVVATRDPVAARVPVEGLIQYGASPRATIYLTLGAKANAFLAGRGYVVPQDVKDVALDVLRHRVIVTYEAEAEEKSAADLVQAILDHVPVP, from the coding sequence ATGGCCACCACGCAGTACGACATCAAGCAGATCGGCGAACAAGTCAGAGTCAAGAGCGAGCCCTTTCGGCTGCTGCTCCAGCAGATCCGGCAGGTGATTGTCGGCCAGGAGGATCTGCTGCACAAGATGCTGGTCGGGCTGCTATCCAACGGGCACATTCTCATTGAGGGGGTCCCGGGGTTGGCCAAGACGACGGCGGTCTCGTGTCTGGCGGCCGGCATTCACACTGGCTTTCAGCGGCTGCAGTTCACGCCCGACCTGTTGCCGGCGGACCTGATCGGGACGATGGTTTTCCGACCGCAGGACGGCCAATTCGTGGTCCAGAAGGGGCCGATCTTCTCCAACCTCATACTGGCGGATGAGATCAACCGAGCGCCGGCGAAAGTCCAGAGTGCCCTGCTCGAGGCCATGCAGGAGCGACAGGTGACCATTGGCAGGCAGACGTTCCCGCTCGAGGAGCCGTTTCTCGTTTTAGCCACGCAGAACCCGATCGAGCAGGAAGGGACGTACCCGCTGCCCGAGGCCCAGGTGGACCGGTTCATGCTCAAGCTGATCGTCTCGTACCCGAGCCGCAGTCAGGAGCGTGAGATTCTCGACCGCATGTCCACGACCCACCCGCACCGCTTGATCCAGCCGGTCATGGAGCCGGCCGCGATTCAGCAGGCCCGGGCGGTGGTCGACGAGATCTACATTGACGACAAGATCAAGGATTACATTGTGGATCTGGTCGTGGCCACGCGGGACCCGGTTGCGGCGAGGGTACCGGTGGAAGGCCTGATCCAGTATGGTGCTTCTCCGCGAGCGACCATCTATCTGACGCTCGGGGCCAAGGCGAACGCCTTTCTCGCTGGCCGCGGCTACGTCGTTCCGCAGGACGTGAAGGATGTTGCCCTGGACGTGCTTCGTCACCGCGTGATTGTCACCTACGAAGCCGAGGCCGAGGAGAAGAGCGCGGCGGATTTGGTGCAGGCCATCCTGGATCATGTGCCGGTACCCTAG
- a CDS encoding DUF58 domain-containing protein — MLQSELLRKVRRIEIRTSHMVNDVLAGQYHSAFKGRGMEFEEVRDYQYGDDVRTIDWNVSARYGRPFVKVFREERELTVLLLVDMSASHGFGTREQLKRDLVAEIGATLAFSAIRNNDKIGLMCFTDEVEKTVPARKGARHVLRVVRELLYHRPCRSGTNLGAALEHLNRTVKRRAVVFVVSDFQTGSYEDAMRVARRRHDVIPIVISDPWEQKMEDIGLVQWTDAETGQVVLVDTSSRRVRRQYEEDIRRMTEERDALLRRMNIDTIEARTGEPFVEPLTRFFRKRETRR; from the coding sequence ATGCTTCAGTCTGAACTCCTGAGAAAAGTCCGGCGTATCGAGATTCGCACGTCGCACATGGTGAACGACGTGCTAGCCGGGCAGTATCACTCCGCCTTCAAGGGTCGAGGGATGGAGTTCGAGGAGGTGCGCGACTACCAGTATGGGGACGACGTGCGGACCATCGACTGGAACGTGAGTGCCCGGTACGGCCGGCCGTTCGTGAAGGTCTTCCGTGAAGAGCGTGAGCTGACCGTCCTGCTGCTGGTGGACATGAGTGCGTCGCACGGCTTCGGCACTCGTGAGCAGCTCAAACGGGATCTGGTGGCTGAGATCGGGGCGACGCTTGCGTTTTCGGCGATCCGCAACAACGACAAGATCGGACTGATGTGCTTCACGGACGAAGTCGAGAAGACCGTACCGGCTCGCAAGGGCGCGCGGCACGTACTTCGCGTGGTGCGCGAGCTGCTGTACCACCGCCCTTGCCGATCAGGCACCAACCTGGGAGCGGCGTTGGAGCACCTGAACCGGACCGTCAAGCGGCGGGCGGTGGTCTTCGTGGTCAGCGACTTCCAGACCGGCAGCTACGAGGACGCGATGCGCGTTGCCCGCCGCCGGCATGATGTTATCCCGATCGTGATTTCCGACCCCTGGGAACAGAAGATGGAGGACATCGGCCTGGTCCAGTGGACGGACGCCGAAACGGGGCAGGTCGTGCTCGTGGATACCTCGAGCAGGCGCGTGCGAAGGCAATACGAGGAAGACATTCGCCGGATGACCGAGGAGCGGGATGCCCTGCTGCGCAGGATGAACATCGACACGATCGAGGCCCGAACCGGCGAGCCGTTTGTCGAGCCGCTCACCCGGTTCTTTCGGAAGCGGGAGACGAGGAGGTGA
- a CDS encoding VWA domain-containing protein, which yields MSLSGFEFQENSRWALLLLLLVPVIWWRAYLRHRPIAVRFSSVTPLVRLPRTWRTRARWLLPALRTAALILLIVAVARPRKGNEQARVRAEGIAIQLLVDRSGSMQALDFKLNGKRVNRLTAVQNVARDFVKGSGSLAGRPDDLIGMISFARYADSKCPLTLDHDFLLEALSKTEIVDPRKAQDEDGTAIGDAIALGVEQMRALDEQRRSRGGQKVKSRVMILLTDGENNAGDIDPLQAAQMAATFETKIYTIGVGTRGLAEVPMIDPFSGRTVLRSTQVRIDEDALRRIAAATGGRYFRATDTDSLRDIYTEIDKMEKEETVEKRFYQYKELATQALRIGPLSLPPLLVGVFVLLALEIVLANTWLRRVP from the coding sequence ATGTCCCTGAGTGGCTTCGAGTTCCAGGAGAATTCCCGCTGGGCACTCCTTTTGCTCCTGCTGGTGCCGGTCATCTGGTGGCGAGCCTACCTGCGTCATCGGCCGATCGCCGTTCGGTTTTCCTCGGTCACCCCCCTTGTCCGGTTGCCGCGTACCTGGCGAACGCGAGCCCGATGGCTGCTGCCGGCTTTGCGTACCGCCGCCCTGATCCTGCTGATTGTCGCGGTCGCTCGCCCGCGCAAAGGCAACGAACAGGCCCGCGTCCGGGCCGAGGGCATTGCGATTCAGCTTCTGGTCGATCGGTCGGGGAGCATGCAGGCCCTGGATTTCAAGCTGAACGGCAAGCGGGTAAACCGATTGACCGCCGTCCAGAACGTGGCTCGCGATTTTGTGAAGGGATCCGGGAGCCTGGCTGGCCGGCCCGACGACCTGATCGGCATGATCAGCTTTGCCCGGTATGCGGACAGCAAGTGTCCGCTGACGCTGGACCACGATTTTCTGCTCGAGGCTCTGAGCAAGACCGAGATCGTCGATCCGCGTAAAGCCCAGGACGAGGATGGCACGGCGATCGGTGATGCGATCGCTCTGGGCGTGGAACAGATGCGGGCCCTGGATGAGCAGCGGCGATCTCGAGGTGGCCAGAAGGTCAAGAGCAGAGTCATGATTCTTCTGACCGACGGCGAGAACAACGCGGGTGATATTGATCCTCTGCAGGCCGCTCAGATGGCCGCGACGTTCGAGACCAAGATCTACACGATTGGCGTGGGCACGCGGGGCCTGGCGGAAGTGCCGATGATCGATCCGTTTTCGGGTCGGACGGTCCTGCGCTCGACCCAGGTGCGCATTGACGAGGATGCGCTTCGGCGAATTGCCGCGGCCACGGGCGGCCGCTACTTCCGAGCCACCGACACCGACTCTCTCCGGGACATCTACACTGAGATCGACAAGATGGAGAAGGAGGAGACGGTCGAGAAGCGTTTCTACCAGTACAAGGAACTAGCAACCCAAGCCCTGCGTATCGGACCGCTCTCTCTCCCCCCCCTGCTAGTTGGCGTCTTCGTTCTTCTTGCCCTGGAGATCGTGTTGGCGAATACCTGGCTGCGACGTGTTCCGTGA
- a CDS encoding DNA primase, whose product MPAADRETITRQIRDSLSIVDVVGGYMTLRRAGASFKGLCPFHEEKTPSFMVNPARQTFKCFGCGAGGDLFTFVQLKEKVDFVEARRMLAERAGISVEFERVGGTASSGPGKSDLVRVNDWAQQFFRRQYQGPGGEVARQYVAKRGLTDRLVEDFGLGYAADSFDELIQQAGKAGIEPGLLLAAGLVKERGRGGSYDAFRHRLMFPIHDVTGRLIAFGGRTLADDPAKYLNTAGTVLFDKSSSLFGIERAKHAAAKAGRMVVVEGYTDCMMAHQYGFSETVATLGTALTEAHAALLRRYTDRVILVFDSDEAGQSAAERAVSVTLLGGLEVMLAKVPAGKDPCDYLVAAGGGAFEEVLKNAVGALEFRWHQVVRQYEAGTTGPARRRAIEAYLQELAAWTGRGVIDPIERGLMVNQLSKILGLPAEDLHRQLGRLAQRWRRPLTAAVSGVSGEGEKTGSALRLDAEQRALWEIVEVLLNAPELYGRVAGKFEPELIADASVCRVARALVEVMSAGGAFRLAEFIGRFESTEFAQLITDLQAAGEQMEDYAEVLNRALASLESCARLRETHRLAESIRQKQAGREGEPVGEEEDERLRALAAGIRQTHFSPAGARRKFLLQ is encoded by the coding sequence GTGCCAGCCGCTGATCGCGAAACCATCACCAGGCAGATCCGCGATAGTCTCAGCATCGTCGACGTGGTTGGCGGGTATATGACCCTCCGGCGAGCGGGGGCCAGTTTCAAGGGTTTGTGCCCCTTCCACGAGGAGAAGACGCCCTCGTTCATGGTGAATCCCGCGCGGCAGACGTTCAAGTGTTTCGGCTGTGGGGCTGGCGGGGACCTTTTCACCTTCGTTCAGCTCAAAGAGAAGGTAGATTTCGTTGAGGCGCGCCGGATGCTGGCTGAGCGAGCCGGGATCTCTGTGGAGTTCGAGCGTGTGGGGGGAACGGCCTCATCGGGGCCGGGCAAGAGCGACCTCGTTCGGGTGAATGACTGGGCTCAGCAGTTTTTTCGCCGTCAGTATCAAGGACCGGGTGGAGAGGTGGCTCGGCAGTACGTGGCGAAGCGTGGGTTGACGGACAGGTTGGTGGAGGATTTCGGGCTTGGCTACGCGGCCGACAGTTTCGACGAACTGATTCAACAGGCGGGGAAAGCGGGGATCGAGCCGGGGCTGCTGCTGGCGGCTGGTTTGGTGAAGGAGCGTGGGCGAGGGGGCAGTTACGACGCTTTCCGCCACCGGCTGATGTTCCCGATTCACGATGTGACGGGGCGGCTGATTGCCTTTGGGGGGCGGACGCTAGCTGACGATCCGGCGAAGTACTTGAACACGGCCGGCACCGTGCTTTTTGACAAGAGCTCGAGTCTGTTCGGGATCGAGCGGGCCAAGCACGCGGCCGCGAAGGCTGGTCGGATGGTTGTGGTCGAGGGCTACACTGACTGCATGATGGCCCACCAGTATGGCTTCAGCGAGACGGTAGCGACGCTGGGCACGGCATTGACCGAGGCTCACGCGGCGTTGCTTCGTCGTTATACGGACCGTGTGATCCTGGTCTTTGACTCGGATGAAGCGGGCCAGAGTGCGGCGGAGCGGGCGGTTTCGGTGACCCTGCTGGGCGGGTTGGAGGTGATGCTGGCCAAGGTCCCGGCGGGCAAGGACCCCTGTGACTACCTTGTGGCGGCTGGGGGGGGTGCTTTCGAGGAAGTGCTGAAAAACGCGGTCGGCGCGCTAGAATTCAGGTGGCACCAGGTTGTCCGGCAGTATGAAGCCGGGACGACTGGTCCTGCGCGGAGACGTGCGATTGAAGCGTATTTACAGGAACTGGCCGCCTGGACGGGTCGGGGCGTCATCGATCCCATCGAGAGGGGGTTAATGGTCAACCAGTTGAGCAAGATCCTGGGCTTGCCGGCGGAAGACTTGCATCGCCAGCTTGGCCGCCTGGCCCAGCGGTGGCGCCGTCCGCTCACGGCGGCGGTGAGCGGGGTTTCGGGGGAGGGTGAGAAGACCGGTTCGGCATTGCGTCTAGACGCAGAGCAGCGGGCCCTCTGGGAGATCGTGGAGGTTCTGTTGAACGCACCGGAGCTGTATGGGCGTGTGGCCGGCAAGTTTGAGCCTGAGCTGATTGCCGACGCCTCGGTGTGCCGGGTGGCCCGGGCCCTGGTCGAAGTGATGTCTGCAGGCGGGGCTTTCCGCCTGGCGGAGTTTATTGGGCGGTTTGAATCGACGGAGTTCGCTCAGCTGATCACCGATCTTCAAGCGGCCGGGGAGCAGATGGAGGATTACGCGGAGGTGCTGAACAGAGCGTTAGCCAGCCTGGAGTCATGCGCTCGGCTCCGGGAGACGCACCGGTTGGCAGAGAGCATCAGGCAAAAGCAGGCTGGCAGGGAAGGCGAGCCGGTTGGCGAGGAAGAAGACGAGCGGTTGCGGGCCCTTGCGGCCGGCATTCGGCAGACGCACTTTTCACCAGCGGGAGCTCGCCGCAAGTTCCTGCTGCAGTGA